GCCTATCCGGGCTACAGCTGCCGCGTCCCGCCGTCGGCGGCTCCGCTGCCGCGCGTGCTGCGCGACGCCGGTTACAGCACCCTGGCCGTCGGCAAGTGGCACCTCACCCCGCGCGGTGAGCGGGGAGTGGCCGGGCCGTTCAGCCGTTGGCCCCTCGGCTACGGGTTCGAGCGCTTCTACGGCTTCCTCCAGGGGGACACGAGCCAGTGGACGCCGCACCTGGTGTGCGACAACCACTACATCGAGCCTCCCGCCCGCCCGGAGGACGGCTACCACCTGAGCGCCGACCTGGCCGACCGGGCCGTCGGCTACCTGCTCGACCAGCACCACTCCGCGCCCGGCAAGCCCTTCTTCCTGTACCTGGCCCTCGGCGCCACCCACGCCCCCCACCACGTCCCGGTCGAGTGGATCGAGGCCTACCGCGGCCGCTTCGACCGGGGCTGGGACGAATGGCGGGCCGAGACCTTCTCCCGCCAGCAGGCGGCGGGGATCGTGCCGGAGGGCACCGTCCTCACCGAGCGGCCCGGCTGGGTCCCGGCCTGGGAGGACATCGGTGCGGAGGAGCGGCATATGCACGCCCGCCAGCAGGAGGTGTACGCCGCCTTCCTGTCGCATGCCGACGCCCAGATCGGCCGGGTGTTCGAGTTCCTGGCCGCCACGGGGCGGCTCGACGACACCGTCGTCGTGCTCACGTCCGACAACGGGGCCAGCGCCGAGGGCGGGCTGCTCGGGACGTTCAACGAGCACCGCTTCACCGCCCAGCTGCCGGAAAGCGTGGCCGGAAACGTGGCGCGGCTCGACCAGTGGGGCAGCTTCCGCTCCTACCCGCACTACTCTTGGGGCTGGGCCTGGGCCGGCAACACCCCGCTGCGGTTGTGGAAGCGCTACACCTGGCTCGGCGGCACCCGCACGCCCCTGATCGTCAGCTGGCCCGCCGGCATCGGCGCCGGCGGCGAGGTCCGCAGCCAGTTCTGCCACGCCGTGGACCTGATGCCCACGATCCTCGACGCCTGCGGAGTGGAGCGCCCGGCGGTGGTGGACGGGGTGGCCCAGGAGCCGTTCGACGGGGCCAGCATGCGGCCGACCTTCTCGGACCGATCCGCTCCCGAGATCCGCTCGACGCAGTACTTCGAGCTGCTCGGGTCCCGCTCGATGTACCACAACGGGTGGAAGGCCACCACCGACCACGTGTCCGCAGGCGTGCGCGACGAGGAGCTGCTGATGACCGGCAGCCGCGACTTCGCGACCGACCACTGGTCGCTGTTCCGGCTGGACGACGACTTCTCCGAGGCGCGCGACGTCTCCTCCGACCACCCCGGGATCGTCCGGCGCCTCCAGGAGATGTGGGCGGCCGAGGCGGGCCGAAACCACGTCCTGCCTCTGGTGAGCGACCTGATCAAGCGGTTCAGCGCCCTGATCGGCCCGGACTACCCGCCGGCGCAGCCGAGCGTGTTCCGGCCGGGCGGGGCGCCGGTGCCGGACGAGTCGGTCCCGGCGATGTGGGGCGGCTTCACCGTCACCGCCGTCGTCGACGTTCCCGACTCCGGCGCCGAGGGCATCCTCTGCGCCCTCGGGGACTGGTCGGGAGGTTGGGCGTTCTACGCCGTCAACGGACGGCTGGCCTTCGCCGTCCGTCCCGGCGGGGAGCTGGTCCGGCTGGCCTCGCGACAGGCGGTGCCCACCGGGCCCCAGCTGCTGTCGGTGCGCGGCACCCCGGCGCCGGACGGCGGCTGCCGTCTCTCCCTTCACTTCGGGAGCACCGAGGTGGCCGCCGGGGACTTCCCCCAACCGCTGCCCATCGTCCACCAGCACGGGGGCGCCGGGCTCACCCTCGGCCACGACCGCGGCTTCCCGGTCACCGACGACTACCAGCCCCCGTTCGCGTGGACCGGGACCCTCCATCAGGTGGTGGTGGACACGCCGGGCGGCCGCCCTCCGGCCGTGCTCGACGAGGTGCGCCGGGCGCTGCACGCCGACTGAGCGGTCCGGCACGGGGCTGACCCGTGTGGCAGCCTGGCCGGGTGCGCCCTCTCGTCCAGGTCGTGGCATCGGCGGCGGTGGGAATGACCGCTCTGGCCGCGTGCGGGGGCGGGAGCTCGCCGGCCGGATCGCCGCCTTCCGGTAACCCGGTCCAGGTGGTGGCGGCGGCAGCCACCGCCACCCAGTCGGCGGGGACGGCCCGGGCCGACATCGACATCTCCGCCGACTTCTCCGGGATCCCCGGTCAGAACACCAACACCATCCGGGTGACGGGCACGGGCGCGTTCGACGTGGGCCGGAAGCTCGCCCGCCTGGACATGGACCTGGGTACCGCTACCGCCCGTCACATCAAGGTCTTCGCCGACGGCAGCACGGTCTACATCAACACGGCCGGGCTCGGCCTGACCGGCGCCAAGCCGTGGATCAAGATGGACGCGTCGACCGCCGGCGCCGGATTGACCCCGCTCTCCGTGAACCCGTTCAGCGGCGCCCAGCTGCTGTCGAAGCTCACCAACGTGAAGGTGGTCGGCAACGGGACGGTGCGCGGCGCCGCCACCACCCAGTACC
The window above is part of the Acidimicrobiales bacterium genome. Proteins encoded here:
- a CDS encoding arylsulfatase, with translation AYPGYSCRVPPSAAPLPRVLRDAGYSTLAVGKWHLTPRGERGVAGPFSRWPLGYGFERFYGFLQGDTSQWTPHLVCDNHYIEPPARPEDGYHLSADLADRAVGYLLDQHHSAPGKPFFLYLALGATHAPHHVPVEWIEAYRGRFDRGWDEWRAETFSRQQAAGIVPEGTVLTERPGWVPAWEDIGAEERHMHARQQEVYAAFLSHADAQIGRVFEFLAATGRLDDTVVVLTSDNGASAEGGLLGTFNEHRFTAQLPESVAGNVARLDQWGSFRSYPHYSWGWAWAGNTPLRLWKRYTWLGGTRTPLIVSWPAGIGAGGEVRSQFCHAVDLMPTILDACGVERPAVVDGVAQEPFDGASMRPTFSDRSAPEIRSTQYFELLGSRSMYHNGWKATTDHVSAGVRDEELLMTGSRDFATDHWSLFRLDDDFSEARDVSSDHPGIVRRLQEMWAAEAGRNHVLPLVSDLIKRFSALIGPDYPPAQPSVFRPGGAPVPDESVPAMWGGFTVTAVVDVPDSGAEGILCALGDWSGGWAFYAVNGRLAFAVRPGGELVRLASRQAVPTGPQLLSVRGTPAPDGGCRLSLHFGSTEVAAGDFPQPLPIVHQHGGAGLTLGHDRGFPVTDDYQPPFAWTGTLHQVVVDTPGGRPPAVLDEVRRALHAD
- a CDS encoding LppX_LprAFG lipoprotein, with the translated sequence MRPLVQVVASAAVGMTALAACGGGSSPAGSPPSGNPVQVVAAAATATQSAGTARADIDISADFSGIPGQNTNTIRVTGTGAFDVGRKLARLDMDLGTATARHIKVFADGSTVYINTAGLGLTGAKPWIKMDASTAGAGLTPLSVNPFSGAQLLSKLTNVKVVGNGTVRGAATTQYRGTLDMAAALSQMGGSTARLGQLSPALENALAGTTMPVDVWIDGQDRLRRLAMNVDLAPFMRKLFQQFGATSDSSLPPDMKALISIDFSLYDFGANLDLTPPPAGDVGPAPPNFQLPGAGTSL